The stretch of DNA TGTAAATCAGTCATACACAATTTCATAAacctcaaaaaatttaaaacattgtAACACCAATTAAAGTATTGGTTTCGTACCCGATGGGAAACCAATCACTTAAATGAATCACTTAAACTTTACCACTAaactttaaatgaaataaatcaCTATATACCAACATTATGAATTCACTGAAACTTTAAAtgaatcatatttcaaattaatcaCTTAAACTTTACCACTATATACCAGacaaaaaacttcaaattaaaatcaGATAAATCActgaaacttatttcaaatgaaatcatatttcaaatgaatcatatttcaaattaaaatcactGAAACTTCAAATGAAATAAACATTATACCAGATAAATTATAAACAACAACAGATTTCCACCATATATACCAGACAAAAAATCATTGAAActttaaatgaaatttaaaaaatgtgaaaataacagtaacaaaaaataatacaagcAGAAAAGGAAATCACGAAACACAAAGAGCTAAAACCAAGTAGAACACAAAGAAATCAGGGAAAGGAATCACGAAaaggaaaaaatttaaaaacgattaaaaaagaaagaagagtacctGAATCGATGTGAGAGGGAAAGACAAGGCTCCGTTCGTGAGAGTAGAGGCCGGAGAaagcttcgatttggagttCGATTTGGGGTTCGATTTGGAGAaagcttcgatttggagttCGATTTGAcgagtgagagagaggacgacGGCGCTTAGGACGACGGCGCTTAGGACGACTGCGagcgagtgagagagagaagacGAATGAGATAAAGGTCGACGGCGCCGGTAGAGGTAGAGGTCGACGGCGCTAGGGTTGCATCGCGAGAGAGATGGGTCGTTCTTAGCGTTTTGGTTCTTTTGGTAGTCTTAGCGTTTAGTATCTGATTGTGTTTTTTTACACTTAGcgtttttttgtgtttttttttagtcTTGTGAGAGAGATACTCCATCAGCTGATTGGttccaaaaaatattattattttttttttattcaacttgaCTTGTTACATCTGAGCCTAAATATggccagatatatatatattttagataattgtcgccataattacaagattgccaccgcgtttagttatgCTTCTGGTATATTGAAggcagatgtaaaaagtcttgtctatatattttttacatctgtggatattgagaccagatgaaaagactactccatatagcattttacatctgacatatgttcgtcagatgtaaaatgcttaagtaatatgtcatatttatACTAGTGACAAGCATACAAGTATATACTCCTTCTCCCCCTTTTGACATcatcaaaaagaagaaagagtagaattcaaagaataataataatataagggaaattatatacaatatatattaaaaatacttATCTTCTTCACAATGATTTGAtgtcaataaaaaatatcaatgttgATGCTCTTCAAATCATCTTTAATTCAATGAAAACTTTAATCCTACTATATCATATGGTCTTGTATCTTGAAGAAACCAATCTTAATATGACAATTTTAACATATGGTCTTCAAGTACCTACAaaacaattaataatattttctagGTACCCATTTTTCTTTGGGTCCTCTTGGGTTAGTTCCTTTCTTTATCCATATATACTCCCCATTAGGAACACCAATGTTCCTTACATAGCAAGCATTAGGAGTATGGCCACTTATACCACAATAAAAACAAGTAGGAACAAAATTACTTCTATATCTAGGAATATAGGATTTCTTTTTAGAAAATCTTTTCTTAGGATAATGATGAGCTTTTGGTGCTTTATTCACTTTCTCTTTGGTGGATTGATCAATTGCCTTAACAAAGATAGTTTTACTTGTACTTGGTTTGTCAAAATTAGAATAACCAAGTCCACTTTTATCATTAGAAAATCTTTGTTGACTAAGGATATTGTCCAATCCAACTTGTCCTTTTTCATATCTTTCAAGAACTCTTTTCAATTGGACAATTTGGAAGGAAAGTGAATCACACTTTTTGCATGTAAAATTCTGTTTTTCTCTTTCAatataactttgtttttcattttcaaaattcttttccaTGGTGTCAATCTTTTCTTCAAGAgataaaatttgtttcttttgtgttGACACCGTTTTATATAGAATTTTACATTCATTAAGTAATTCATTAATAGCACCTTGATAATCATTATTATAAGAAGAAGATTTACTACTAACCTCTTCACTTTCATTATCAGAATGATGTGATGCCATTAGTGCAAGATTTGCATATTCTTCGCCCtctgattcagatgatgaactTATGTCATTATCATCCCATGCAATATAGGCTCTTTTGGGCTTTGACTCCTTTCTTCTTTTGAAAGTACTTTTCTTTGCAAGATTTGGACAATCCGTCTTTATGTGTCCTTGTTGCCCACATTCATAACAAATGATATTTTGTGTGGATGTAGATGCTTCCTTCTTGTcaaaaaatttcttctttttcacaAAGTTAGAATTATCATTATTAATAAGAAATTTACCTACCCGTTTTACAAGATGCATGAAGTCCTTGTCTTCCTCCGGATTATCTTTTCCATCTTCCTTGGAATCAACCTTTAATGCAATccctttagattttttttcttgattctCATGCTTTTCAAGTCTTCTAAGTTCTGTCTCATATTCTTGAAGTTTTCCGAACAGCGTTGCAGAAGTCATTGTGGATAGACTTTTCTTCTCGGATATTGCCGTCACTTTTGGTTGCCATTCCCTGGTTAAAGATCTAAGCACTTTAAGATTAAGTTCATCGTTAGTAAGAGTCTTACCAAGTGCTTTTAAATGATTTGTCAAATGCACGAATCTTTTTTGCAAGTTGAGGATTGATTCTCCAGGCTGCATTGTGAATAATTCGTATTCTTGACTCAAGGTGTTCAATCTAGATCTTTTAACTTCAACGGTTCCTTCATGAGTTTCCACCAATGTATCCCATATTTCCTTTGCTGTTTCACATGTTGAAATACGGAAAAATTCATCCATGCTAAGTGCACTTTGAAGTATATTGATTGCCTTTTTGTCAttgagtacttttttcttaTCATCCTCATCCCATGAACTTTGGATTTTGGGTGTGCCTACACCATTTACAACACTCATAGGAACAAATGGTCCTTCAACAACGGCTTTCCATATACCATCTCCTTGTGCTTCTAAATGTGCCTTCATACGAATtttccaaaaatcaaaatattcaccACTGAACAATGGGGGCTTGTTACTGCTACCACCATCTCTAAAAACTGGTTGTGAATTTGCGGAAGCCATTCTGGATCTTTTAGGAACAGGTTACCTATAAcccgctctgatgccaattgtaaGTTTAAGAGTGCAACCTAATAGGGTGGATGAATTAGGTTTTAAGactttttggttattttagagatgttttggattccttttatttttcttgaaagttATGATGAAGGTAATAACAATAtgctgaaaaataaaagagaaaagggAAAGAGAAAAGCGACACAAGAGAATTATAGTGGTTCCCCTATCGGTACGtctgttggagtaagccctaaaagccaatctattttgatagaatcgtcttttgtatgatgactttgatttatatatttaatatatataataaggcatttctttattatgtttgtttcaaactaataaagtccctagaatagctagtctcattaatggaacattaagtgtgacttaatagtgagattccattaaacataatgacactattcttaaagtatccatagtcaagttttactatGATGTGGGATAatagtaaaacatagagactattatgtgagtagactgatgacttcatctcacaagtcttggatatgagatatcaagtcttcacatagatataaatattaggagtaatatttatattggattgacccgccatgagaatgctacatagtatgttatgaaaagggtcataagttattctcatagtgataatggtgtataccaccctttgacctgaaatcactatggaccctagatgtggagtagagtacttagttgccgttcaaacattgtccgtaacaggatgactataaagtcggttgatgggtgctccataaatcatgctgagggacatgagtgacctagatggaatttgcccctcctacataataggagcaatatctgtaggcctcttgatggaatatgactgataaaatgcgtggccacgccgaactaagtcaatatgagatattgagcttattcgttactcagtatattct from Trifolium pratense cultivar HEN17-A07 linkage group LG5, ARS_RC_1.1, whole genome shotgun sequence encodes:
- the LOC123886490 gene encoding uncharacterized protein LOC123886490, translating into MASANSQPVFRDGGSSNKPPLFSGEYFDFWKIRMKAHLEAQGDGIWKAVVEGPFVPMSVVNGVGTPKIQSSWDEDDKKKVLNDKKAINILQSALSMDEFFRISTCETAKEIWDTLVETHEGTVEVKRSRLNTLSQEYELFTMQPGESILNLQKRFVHLTNHLKALGKTLTNDELNLKVLRSLTREWQPKVTAISEKKSLSTMTSATLFGKLQEYETELRRLEKHENQEKKSKGIALKVDSKEDGKDNPEEDKDFMHLVKRVGKFLINNDNSNFVKKKKFFDKKEASTSTQNIICYECGQQGHIKTDCPNLAKKSTFKRRKESKPKRAYIAWDDNDISSSSESEGEEYANLALMASHHSDNESEEVSSKSSSYNNDYQGAINELLNECKILYKTVSTQKKQILSLEEKIDTMEKNFENEKQSYIEREKQNFTCKKCDSLSFQIVQLKRVLERYEKGQVGLDNILSQQRFSNDKSGLGYSNFDKPSTSKTIFVKAIDQSTKEKVNKAPKAHHYPKKRFSKKKSYIPRYRSNFVPTCFYCGISGHTPNACYVRNIGVPNGEYIWIKKGTNPRGPKEKWVPRKYY